Genomic segment of Coffea arabica cultivar ET-39 chromosome 1e, Coffea Arabica ET-39 HiFi, whole genome shotgun sequence:
AATCACTTTAGATGCCTTTTTCTCCAACTAAACGGCAGTAATAAACCCCAACTTCATAGGatatatttgtaattttggCCTTTATGATGTCAGAAAATGGGCCCAATTTCCTATCAAGGGAGGtcagtgaaattttgagaacttcAGGGGATGTCAATgtaagtgtcagaaacctcaggggaggtttctgaaattatccctaaaaattTTGATTCTGTCCTCTTGCATTGGTGGGACTTGGGAGGGTGTCAACGGGTCGAGGTTGGGTTCAAACCTGTGGTGGCGAAAGTAAACCCTCAGGAGGAATGTGATCCTTTTATGCGTGTGCTCGATGGACTCTGAGTTTGCCTCCTGAATGTAAAATTAATGAAAAGAAGCGCGCTGGGGATGTAGCTCAAATGGTAGAGCGCTCGCTTTGCATGCGAGAGGTACAGGGTTCGATCCCCTGCATCTCCACAATTTTTTTATATTGGCGTGACATTCCCGTCCTCCAAGGCTCCAACTTAATATTGGTCTGTCTCTCTTTATCATTGAGAGTTACGAATTCGGGCGAAGTCGAagggcattttccttctttccccCTAGTCACCCACACCCACTCTCTATCCAAGCTACGGTAGATTTTTGTCTTGTAAATGGCTGTTCCGATGTTCAATCTCGCTCCTGATATGACGGTTTCTAGACTTTGTTTAGGTTTGCCTGCCAACTTGCATTTACTTCCTCACCAGTCGAGTTTCCATGTCTTCTTTGTCAATGCCAAATTGCATAATGCTGTTTGTCTATCTGGTGCCTTCTTTTCGCAGGGACGATGACGTTTGGTGAGCAAAACACGTTGCCTCAGTCCTTTCAATTGCTGGACAAAGCTTTCGATGCTGGAATAAACTTCTTCGACTCCGCCGAAATGtacataattaaaaaaaaaaaaaaaatcatagctAGTGAATGAATCTACTTTCAAACAAGTACCATTCTCGTCTTTCCCACCAAAGTTCGTTTACCTACGTTGCTCCTTGAACCTTATAAAACTAGGTACCCAGTGCCACAGCGACCCCGTACTCAAGGGAGGAGTGAGGAGTATTTTGGCCGTTGGATTAGAGATAGAAAAATTCCTCGTGACCGTGTTGTTTTTGCTACCAAGGTCATCCttctcttctttttatttttgctgtTGCTGTTCttggccctttttttttttttttttttaacactgaCGCGCTCTCATTATCTAATAAGAATAATAGGGCGGATTGATTCTACAGTTTTGTTTATCTGACGAACATTTCTGTCTTTCGCTTACTTTGTTGATGCTTGTGAGGGATTCTTTCTAGTTTCTAGATGTAAAATTAATGCATATGGCTTCAAGTGAATGGCTGACTCTACTGTCCCCCAAAAGCTGTGCTGATTAGGTGGTGAAGATGGAAAACTTGTTATAATTCCTCAAGAAAGTACACTGCTAAGCACCACGTTTGATTTTGAGTTGGTTATTTTAACCTTGCTTTCACGGTATAAGCCACTAATGACTTGGTTGAGTTTGTTGCCATATTCTTTTCCCCATACTAGTTGCAATCCAAACGATACAAGATCTTGGCTCTGTTAATTTTTTCACATACTTAATTCCGGGTATATGTGCTTCTACGCGTATATATGGTGACATTCTTAATTATGTTAATAGAAATTTAAATGTCCTGTATGTGTTTTGCTTGTGTGTATCTTGGCCCTATTTCTTCGCATATGTGTATTTCCTGGTATATGTGTTTCTACACATGCATGCAGTGACTCACAGTGCTGCTTTTGCTCCCCTATGCATTGGGATTATTTGATAAATTATATTCAATTGGACGCAATTACGAAAGCCTTACACAAATACATCTTTTAAAACTGTATACCAACTAGCACATTTTTTACATTGGTTGATTTTCTTGAGTGAATGTAAATTGCTTGGATACAGGTCAGTGGGCCATCTGGACAGATGACTTGGATTCGAAATGGACCGGAAAGTTTGGATGCCAGCAATATAACAGAAGCCCTAGAGAATAGGTTGAGTTATTTGTTTGTAGCCCTCTGCTCTCATGGGGTAAACCTATATCTTGAGTGCCTAAGTGGTGCTAATGTTGTCGTCTGCTGGGTCTAGTTCTACACTTACATCATTACACTGGCATTCAGAGATTGTATGTCTATAGTGTCAGTGTGTGTTTGAGGAAGCAGTTCTTAACTGCAGGGCTTGTatgtttttgttttcaaaatgaTTTTGTTGAAATACTCTCTGACAGGATTGCAAAAATTCTTGCAGTTTGTTGCGTGTTCAAACTGATTACATAGACTTGTATCAAATCCACTGGCCTGATCGGTTTGTACATTCACCTGACCTTTTCTGTATAGATACTATGTGGCAAATGGGTAACCATTAGAACAAATTCTGTTTCCAGAATAATAAGCTGACGTACTAAAAATGTGTAACTGTCCTTTGCAAATCTAACTGAAGTAATCCCACATATTGTCCCCTGCAGAAAATTAtgttacaaaacaaaaaaaaaaaaagtttgttttCGTGGATGATGTCCACTGGGATTTCTTGCAGTTATGTTCCAATGTTTGGAGAAACTGACTATGATCCTGGCCGTTATATTTCACATATAAGTTTTGATGAACAACTTGATGCTTTAGGCAGAGCTGTTGATGCTGGTAAGGTTAGTAAAGATGACCTAAAAGTTCAGCTTGCATTCAACTTATTGCTTTAGGGTGATATATTCCTGTTACAGAATGTTGACTGTTATTGTAGATCAGATACATCGGACTAAGCAATGAGACTCCGTATGGAGTCATGAAGTTTCTGGAAATTGCCCAAAAGGAACCTCACTATCTAAGGATAGTATCTTTGCAGGTGTTGTATGGGTAGCTTCTTTTTGACAATTGAGTAATATGAGTTTGTTTTGTTGTCTATGCTTGCATGTGTTCGCTTGTCTCTGTATTTTAGTGCACCCTATGCTTGTGGTATGATTCACCTCCCTACTTTCAGAACTTGTGCAACTTGCTTTGGCGGGGCTTTGTTTTCAAGATGGCTTCTTTAGATAATTGAGTAATTTGAGTTTGTTTTGCTGTCTATTCTTGCATGTGCGTTCATCTCTGTACTTTAGTTGACCCTATGTATGTGAAGCTAATATATGATTCACTTCCCTATTTTCAGAATGCGTACAACTTGCTTTGCCGGAACTTTGATTTTGGGATGGCTGAATGCTGTCACCATGAGAGGTACCCCTTAGTGCTGAATGTGTGTATGATCTGCACAACTGAGTTAAGTCTCACTTATACTGGGAATACTGCTTCCATCCACTAGGAAGCTCCAAAAATTATTGAGAAAGTGATTGCTCGCTAATATCCTTTGAAGTATGTATTTCAATATTCAGTTAATTGGGTTATATACTGTACTGTCAACATGTTTAACTGCCTTCTGCTATGAGTTCATTACATATGTGTTGAGATAAATATGTATGTCACTCTTCATTCTTGGTTTAGCCACACATCAAtggttgtttcttttttgtctaAATTCCGAACCTGAAGCCTCTTGTCTTTCAAGCCGCATTTATTTGCTTCAGTTTACCTCTTTCAGTTAGTGTATCTTCTGGCAAGTTATCATTCGTCATACTTATACCTTTTGACCATCTTGTTTCCATGAACTGCACTTATTCATGCTGTACTTGACTTTTCCATGGTCTTAATTTTTGTCTGTTTTATTCACAATTACTGGCTTCGTGCATCTTCTTGAGGTTTTGGGTACATGGCAGTTATAGagtttttatgaatttttaagTGGAATGAGAACATAACCTGTAAAAGAGTTTATACTTCAAATATATTATGAAAGGAGTTAAGTTTCTTGGCTTAAATGTGATGGTTTTTGTGAAAACATCTTCTTTGAAGTTTTCATCAGATATGCACTACACCAACCAGAAATAGAACAGAGGGAACTACTCTTATCTAGTTTTCTGTTGGCCTTCTTATTCTGTATTCCAGTGGAAGAACTTTCCttcatgcttatatatgcatatgatcGTCTAATAAATTATTCTGATGCTGGCATTTTCCTGCActgaccccccccccccccccaaacacaATTTTATATTTAGGGTTTGTCTGTTAGCATACAGTCCTTTAGCCATGGGCATTCTCTCCGGCAAGTATTTCTCACTTGACAAGGGTCCGCCAGATGCTCGTTTTAATCTTTTCAGAGGTCACACTGGTTTCTTCTATCAAATCTTGGTCAagttggttttatttatttatttattttattgaaaCAGTTGACTCTTCCTTTTGTCAGGAAGATATGCTGAAGGAGAGTCGAGATACAACCTGTCAAAGACCAGTATAAAGGCAGCCACTGAAGTAAGCCAATTATTTTCATAGGAGGACAAGCAAGCTGGTTTTGTTAGATCTTTGGTTGATTGTAAAGGAAACGGGAAATAACTCATGCCTAGATATTTTCCTGGCATTGCtaaattcattttctttctgcAGCTTGATTCATTGCTTGATATTAATTGGCAGTTTTATCATGCTTGCAACTGTTTTTATTGAACATTCTGGAGGATTCTGTGGCCAAACAAGTTATAATGTTATCAACTGCTCTTTTAAACATATAGGGTGATTGTGCATAGAAGCACATTTTCTTGTCTACTTATCAAGATTTTACATTATTGTGCAGTCATATCTTGAAATTGCAGAAGAATACAACATCCACCCGGTGTCTCTTGCAATTGGTATGACATGTCTCTTTAAGTGCATTCCacatgctctctctctctctctctctctctctctcttttaattTCTATTCACCCTTTCTAACCAGATCAACTGACTGATATATGGAACTTGACTGAAATTGTTTTCTTTGAACTCTCAAAAAGAATCCTTAACATTGAAAACCACCAATAGTTGATTTtgctttttatattattttcttttgtttttgtggtCCAGAACCTTTAGTCCTTCGAAAGGTGCAAATAAAGATGCTTTTCCCCTGAGaatatagaaaaaagaaaaagtcaacaACCAGTTATATTCACCCATCAGGCCTTTTGCAGTGATACTGTATATTGTGTTTGCAAGCTTATTTTGGAGGTATTTCATATAAAGAAGATATACATTTTAAAAGTGCTAGTTGCTGGATGAGTTGTTATTATGCTAATAGTTGGTGTCTTGGAGTCTCTGAACATAATGACACTGAAGAAAATTCCGAGTTATAAACTTCCCCTATGAGTTGTTTATTCGTGTAATGAGTAGGAGATTTTCTGATTATCTGCATTTGGCTTCATTCAAAGTGAGGTACCTGCTGCTGATGGTTTGGCTCAAGTGTTGGTggttctaaaaaaaaatatcatgcTCATACTATAGTATTCTATATAAGATAATGCTTCTTTATTCATCAAAAGATATCCTCAGCTTCGTAATCGTGAAGTTTTCTCTGTGCAGCCTTTGTTCTTCGACACCCTCTTGTTGCAAGTGCCATTTTTGGAGCTACAACAGTGTGGCAAATCCAAGAGGTTCTCAATGCCTGCAGTGTCAATCTGAGTGATGACATTATTGCAGATGTTAACAAGGTGCATTCAAGGTTCCCAAATCCCTGCCCCTGATAAGTGCCTTTTGTTTTGCAGTATAATCATTGGAAGGTTAAAGATATTGGTGTCTGTTTGTACATTACGGAGAAAATGATCTGGCTTAGAGATTGCTTAGCATGGTAATTTGAATCTTGAAAATCTGGTTGGGATTTTCTGTCACCGTTCAATGCATTTTTTCAAGTTTTGGAATTTCATGGAACTTGGGGAGGAGCTAATTACATGGACTTAGCGTTGGGGGAAACTTTTGGCTCCTTACAAGGCCTGTGGTGTGCTGCGGAAGGGTCAAAATATGATTCAAGGGTCTTTTAGGGACCAAAGAGATGTCTAGAACTCAAAGTAGTGGAATATGTGGTTTCTAGATGATGTTGCGGGTGTACAAGTCCACTGTACACATATATTACTACTATGATTTGTGAAGATTTTATTGcgcgtatatatatatattattagcGGACAGTAGTGTCTCCCTTAAATGGGCTGCCGCCTGCTGGAAACTGAAGCCCTCCTGCGCATGTCGACTTTTTGGTTGGTTGAATTTGTAGAAAATGGAGACTACGCCATTGAAGAAGCAAGCGTCAAGTCGTCAACCATGTGGTGGTATGCTGTAGCGACGGATTAATTGATCGGAAGATATGCCTGGTTCTGTTCTTGTTCCGTTTATTTCTATTCTTCTCAAATTCTCATTGACAGAGGGAAGAAGCATTTGATTAAGCAGATGGCTTGAAACCATTATTGTTAGGTCTTCATTCATTGGCCACAGGACCGGACCCCCTCCAATCCAGAGCCTCTCCGGATTTTCTATGCAAAAACAGTCAGATGTGATGAAATAATGATGGCAAGTTGCGGAGGTAAACAACGGTATGTGTACATAAATAACCGACTAAATCAACAGGTCccttagaaaaataaatatgatGCTAATTGTTAGAATCTCAAGCCGAAAACCTGCCCCATTCTAGAAACTCAATCAATTCAATTAGAGTAAATGTCCAAAATAATCACTCAATTATTTGAAATGGTCCGGTCTAGTTATcgaaccttttttctttttggtcaaAAAGGTCATCCAACCCTTTAAAATGAGATCATGTTGGTTGATTTAACCAGTAAACCAACAGAAAAGAAGAACATTCCATCTATTATTTTaagtttttgggaaaaaaaagatGTCTTAAATTGCTGCAATAAAGAATGATCCCAAAATGTCTCTTTTAAGGAGTTGAGTGACCTTTTTGcagtttgggaaaaaaaaaaaaaaaaaggagttgaGTGacctttttaacaaaaaaaaaaaaatagtgaatCATACAATTTTAGATGGTTTAGTAATTATACTCACAATTTTctcatttatttaaataaatataagggGATCTCATTCTACCCGGTCCTCAATTTGATTGTTTTGTTTGGCAGATGGGCTCCTCTCTGTCTTTCATTTTATGTCATCATCCATTTTATTATGGTAGGTGGCTTTTGCCTTTCGGtcaacattttttaaaaaagtttcGTAGGACTTTCTCAGTTTGAGAGTTCTCCCAAGAAGTaataaataatattaatatatatatatatattttttttgcttcGACATAAATACCCCATGGCCAATACACTAAAAAAaatgggataattgcagaaatctCCCCTGAGATTTTTAATGGTTGCACTCACCTCTCTTGAAGTTTCGAAAATAGCACTAACCTCCCCTAAACTTAACATTTTAATAGCAAATTCACTCCATGTCAAAAAAAGTCTTTTGAGAAGTGTTGTTCCATTTGTACCCTTTTGCTTCTTGTGTGGTTTtattagtaaaagaatgaaaaatattAAAAGCTGGAAACAATTAGTGAAACTCAAGAGGATATAAatgtaaagaaaataaatggaacAACAACAACTGGAAGAAGTAATGAATATATGTTCgaaaatttgagatttaaaaCATATAAAATATACAACCAACTCAAAAATTTTTCATTACCTAGTATACAtggaaacttttcaaaaacCAATAATAgtgtatttttttatttgtttgctaGTTAAAAGTGAAGTAGTAGTGCAAAAAGAATGGTTTCATCAATCCACGAAGGAAAATCATGGAATTTACTAAACtggaaaagtcaaaacaactaaatGCCACAGTCAACACACTACTTATCATCAATCTATAATTATTTTGATGACTATTGCTATTGTACCTTTAATTAGTTGTTACAAGCTTGTTTAATTATTAATCTTGTTTAATTAGTTGTTATGAACTTGTTTATTGTTCTaattttttgtttcatattTGTTTACAACAACCTTAAACTCTTAGGTTATAGAAGTAAATTCATCCCATGTTATGTTAGTTATTGGCTCCAAATTCATGTTAGGAGATGTCAGTGCTATTTTCAAAACCTTAGGTAAGGTGAGTGCAATTGTTAGAAATTTCAGGAGAGGTTTCTacaattatcccaaaaaaaaaaggaaaaatgaacgAAGTGCCAGCTGCCTCGTTGTTTTTCGAGGAGAAATTTAATTACTACTATTTCTGCTTAGTAGCGTGGTAAAACCCACTCTGTCCCTCTTTCCCTCTCAAGTCTGAAAAAAGCCAAAGCTCTCAGTACAATCACTTTTACAGGGGGGACGACGAAATCAAATGAACCACAATCCCTCGGTCGATCCCAGATTCCGGCGTCACTCTTTCTGCTTCGCCGGTGGGCCTGGATCCGTCTTCAAAGAGTTTTAACTGTCCGTTGTTATATTTATTTGTTCCTGCCCACCAAGTCCTTTTCTGTGATCTGCTTCTTCAGTTGGAACTTAAAAATCCTTGATTGAGGAGTGGGCAGGGTTGGTTAGGTTGGTTagattcctttctttttttctttttttttttcctttttcattgaTGGGCTCGAAGCCGTGGCTGTATCCGGCTCCGACCTATCGCCCTTTAGAGACCTTTTGGGCCACCGACGACGATGCGCCCGGCCCACGCTGCGGCCACACTCTCACTGTCGTTGCTGCTACCAAAACTCACGGTCCTCGCCTTATCCTCTTCGGTGGCGCCACTGCTATCGAGGGCGGTAATGGTGGCGCTCCCGGCATCCGTAAGTCTTTCCGCTacatatatttttctttttcccggcATCCGTAAGACAAAAGTTCTTATCttgtttggttgaatttttgTGTCTAATCTGATATCTCAGGGTTAGCTGGGGTGACGAATTCTATCCATTCCTATGATGTTCTTACTAGAAAATGGACCAGGTATGTCTTCTCTTTAATTCAACTGAAGCTTGtatttttctgtttcttttctttatggTTGATCACCTTACTATGCGTTTATCTTATCCATATTCACTTCTGCTCAGACTCCGGCCAGCCGGGGAGCCACCTTCTCCCAGGGCCGCGCACGCTGCTGCCGCCGTCGGTACTATGGTTGTGTTTCAGGTGATTAGAGACAGAATGCATAATTTTGACTGAATTTCtggttctttttttatttttcctctcaaaattaggtataaatttGATGCTGGGTTTCTTAGGGTGGAATAGGTCCTGCTGGGCATTCAACGGATGATCTCTATGTGCTTGACTTGACAAATGATAAATTCAAGTGGCACCGGTCTGCTTCTGGAAACTGCTTGGGCATTTTTTACTTGTTCCTTTAtgttcttttgttcttttctgaATGCTGAATTTGACCTGGCAAACTTGTTTTCAAGTGTAGAGTTGTAGTTCAAGGACAAGGTCCTGGTCCAAGGTATGGACATGTGATGGACTTGGTTGCTCAAAGATACCTTGTCACTGTTACTGGCAATGATGGTGAGAATGGTTTCCAGTTTCAGACTTTTATTAGGTTAATCTTCCTCGTTTGCTAAGTGGAAGATATCTTCAACTGAATTGTCAATAAAGAACCACAACATAGTTCTAGGGGAATAAGAAATTGCAAGTTGGAATGTGGTGCACAAATACATTctattcagtgataagtgattGGAAATTGTTTTTTGGTCACATAATGCTTAAatggaatcttttttttttcccaaatccTCCCACCTTTTCCATAGGATTTGAACCCTGAACTTGGTAGTGGGGAGGACTTTAAGATCCCTCCCCTGGCTAGTGGGCGTAAATGAATCTTTTGAAATTAAGCAGTATATGAATCCAAATTGGCACACATAAGCTGGACCCATAATTTGGTATTGCCAAACAATACAAGTTACCTTGAGTCATTCCTTTTTATCATGTTTTCCCAATTCTTTACAGAAGTGTCATTTCTAAGATGTGCTTGAACTCTTGCTAGACATTTGTCTACACTTTACGCCTTTATAGAAAATGGGAACGTGTCACCTGAATTGTCTACTTTACAGGTTATACTTGACAAGTCAGCTTTATCAGTGTTTTCTGTAAGTTTTCCATTGCATCAACTTATCAGAAGTTTAATTCTCTGCAGGAAAAAGAGTGTTGTCAGATGCTTGGGCATTGGATACTGCTCAAAAGCCATATGTATGGCAGAGACTTAATCCAGAAGGGGACAGACCATCTGCTAGAATGTAAGGTTACAACTTTCAATCTCAATTATATCGGTGCCATTTGCCCATTTCTGATCCATAAGAGGGGCTTCCTTGTTGGTCCAACTATGCACTGTCTAAAGTTAATTTTAGGTGGAAACCTTCTATTTTATGGAGGTGTCCATAAATGTTGTTTCACAGTATTGTAAATAATTAATCGTCCTTGTGTCTTTCTGCATcagttctctttctttcttttatggACGGTGGGGCTCGTTCTTATTAGCTAAAAAAAGTCAATCTTAGCTTCTTCAAAAGTTAAACATTTTGTTGACTTCCTAGCCCCCTTCACTTATAGTACTTTATAGTTTGAATCAATCTGGTTTTTAAATGGAAATCTTGAGGTTTTAAATGCTTTTAAAACTTAAAAACAAGATTTAGCTTTTAGAAGATTACAGGTGACTTTTTTCAAGTTAAAAAGGTAAAAGCAAATGAGAATAGACTGATAATCTCCTTGTTGAGTCTTATTGTATGATAACAATATGTACCATATTTATGTTGTAAGTATTTGAGTTAGTCTTTTAACTGGAAATCATGATATATGCTAGTGGTTGTCCAGTGTTATATTTAAGTTATTGTTACACATGCAGTTTACATTTGTTTCTCTTATATCTTTATCAATGATCAGTGCCAATAggttttcctttcctttgtGTGCCATTACATCCTCCTTTTCTCATTAATGCTTTTTATGCAAGCTTGTTATTGTGGATACTTTTACGTCAATATATAATATAGAAGAATTTGGATAGCTGCTTATGTTTGACAGCGTCGTTCATCCTGTTGTTATTTTGGAACTTTCTtatgcttaattttttttttcctcgagTATGAGTACATGTCCATTAGATATTATACATAGATACATTGGTTTTGTACatatatatctatgtatatGAAGTTAGTGGTTGGATAATAGGTATGCGACAGCTAGTGCCCGCTCAGATGGCATGTTTTTGCTTTGTGGTGGAAGAGACTCTGCTGGCACGGTAAGGTCATAATATAGGGAAACATATAGTTTAATAGAGTTTCATGCTTTATGTTAATCTGATGTTATTTTAAGGTGGAAATAGAAAGAGGGTGTTCTCTAACCAAGTAAGAGTGAGGTGAAGAATAATCTTGCTGGCCTGTTTTTTGCATTTAATATTTTGTCATCTTTGTATTACTTTTTTCTGTTTGACATTAGCAGGCACCAAGCGTCCTTTCAATCTGACTTGTTTTTCCATGACTAGTGTAGTGGGGTTTAGCACTTGTCTTTAGCTTGTATAGATGCTCTAGTTTAGTGGACAACTGTTGTTTGACTCCATTTTGAATGCGTATCTTCTGCAGCCACTGGGAGATGCTTACGGATTGCTTATGCATAGAAATGGCTTATGGGAATGGACTCTTGCACCTGGAGTGTCACCTTCTTCAAGGTATCAACATGCTGCGGTAAGTGACAGGGAGATAAACACATCAGGAGACATTTTGGTCAAATGATCATATCAATCTCTGTGCCTGTATGTGTCAATCTCTATtctgtttctctctctctcaaaggtaAAGGGGAAGCAGAGCACAAGAAATTACttaaagagaagagagagatgTTTTGTTAGAAATTGATGTATTCTCCCCTGAAAAGTTGCTAGTTATTATAAATTTCCTTTGTCAATCAAAACTTTTGCCTCCCACAAGAACCTCAAAACTTTTTATGCGATTCCAAAGTTCATATGCATGTGAAATTTGCCcctttcaaagttaattttctgGGTCTGCCTATGGCTATGGGGAACAAGGAGGTGAGCTGATGGGGATTGCTTAGATGTTTAGGGATGTTACGAAGCGATTTCGCCTTTTGTTtgaaaatggtactccatgttcaGATTCCTAATCATTTTAGGTCTTGCTTGATTTTCATCAGCAGTCTAGTGCTGCTTCACTTCCTTTCTACTCTTTTCAATATACTTAAAAACATTTCTTGTCAGGTTTTTGTTGGTGCTAGATTGCATGTTACAGGAGGGGTTCTTAGAGGTGGACGAGCAGTTGAAGGTGAAGCTGCCGTTGCAGGTTTGTAAGAAGCCTTACTTTCTATTTTGTTCTTTTGAATAGTAAATATGATAAGCTCTTTTCAGGTAAACTAATTTTCTCAGCATTGGTTATATTTATAGTGTTGGACACTGCTGCTGGAGTTTGGCTGGATAGGAACGGGCTAGTGACTTCTTCACGGGGTAGCAAGGGACACACGGAGCATGATACTTCACTGGAGCTGATGCGTCGCTGTCGCCATGCAGCTGCATCTGTTGGTGTTCGAGTATATATTTATGGTGGTCTAAAAGGAGGTAAAGATAATGAGCAGTTACATGAATTTCTCTTCGTTTTGAAGGGTCACTCCCATGCATTGATGTGGAGATACGTTTCCCTTTCTTATTTTCCAGTTGAGGATGAGAGTAGAATCTGCAACTACctttaatatcaaaaaaatttgttaGAAATTCTAGACATATTTTTATTACTGGATGTATGTAATGAAATATGACCTCCACTAGCTGATGAGAGCTCTCTGGAATGAGAATAAGGCTGAAAAATGATGAATGTCGGTTGTATTCTTTAGTAACACCTTGCActtattggattttatttttgcttttaatcTATCATAAGTTGTTATCATTTATCGCAATCTGTTCTCCTTAATCTGCAGTTGACTGGAAAAGAAACGATCATTTGTTGTGTCTTGTATCCTGGTCTAAAGTATCAGCCCTTATTTCTTTCAATGGCTGTCTTTCTTTGGGTGGTTGGCCTTTTCATTGGCTTTATGTGCCTCCTATCTAATCCCTGAAAACTTCTTTGAGCTACTGGGCTGTTGACATTAGTTAAGTTGATGTTACTTTATTTGCTATTCTTGTTCATCCTTATTCCTTGTCTTGTTAAGATTGTTTGATGAGGTTTGTcctgtttacttttcttggtGCAGATGTCCTGTTAGGTGATTTTCTGGTTGCAGAAAATTCTCCATTACAGTCTGACATGAATTCCCCTGTTAATACTCCTGAGAAGACAAGCCCAAGGTCAATCCAGTCTACTTCACCTTCACATACTCCTGCAGCAGCTATGGATGGAGAGCCTGAGGCCCTTTCATCCGGCAGTTTGAGGTTTCCTTCTGTGGCttatcattcatttcatttactgtgAAAGTAAACTAAGAAAACTCCAATAAT
This window contains:
- the LOC113717140 gene encoding uncharacterized protein isoform X1, with product MAVPMFNLAPDMTVSRLCLGTMTFGEQNTLPQSFQLLDKAFDAGINFFDSAEMYPVPQRPRTQGRSEEYFGRWIRDRKIPRDRVVFATKVSGPSGQMTWIRNGPESLDASNITEALENSLLRVQTDYIDLYQIHWPDRYVPMFGETDYDPGRYISHISFDEQLDALGRAVDAGKIRYIGLSNETPYGVMKFLEIAQKEPHYLRIVSLQNAYNLLCRNFDFGMAECCHHERVCLLAYSPLAMGILSGKYFSLDKGPPDARFNLFRGRYAEGESRYNLSKTSIKAATESYLEIAEEYNIHPVSLAIAFVLRHPLVASAIFGATTVWQIQEVLNACSVNLSDDIIADVNKVHSRFPNPCP
- the LOC113717140 gene encoding uncharacterized protein isoform X2; translated protein: MAVPMFNLAPDMTVSRLCLGTMTFGEQNTLPQSFQLLDKAFDAGINFFDSAEMYPVPQRPRTQGRSEEYFGRWIRDRKIPRDRVVFATKVSGPSGQMTWIRNGPESLDASNITEALENSLLRVQTDYIDLYQIHWPDRYVPMFGETDYDPGRYISHISFDEQLDALGRAVDAGKIRYIGLSNETPYGVMKFLEIAQKEPHYLRIVSLQNAYNLLCRNFDFGMAECCHHERVCLLAYSPLAMGILSGKYFSLDKGPPDARFNLFRGRYAEGESRYNLSKTSIKAATESYLEIAEEYNIHPVSLAIAFVLRHPLVASAIFGATTVWQIQEYNHWKVKDIGVCLYITEKMIWLRDCLAW
- the LOC113717140 gene encoding uncharacterized protein isoform X3 gives rise to the protein MAVPMFNLAPDMTVSRLCLGTMTFGEQNTLPQSFQLLDKAFDAGINFFDSAEMYPVPQRPRTQGRSEEYFGRWIRDRKIPRDRVVFATKVSGPSGQMTWIRNGPESLDASNITEALENSYVPMFGETDYDPGRYISHISFDEQLDALGRAVDAGKIRYIGLSNETPYGVMKFLEIAQKEPHYLRIVSLQNAYNLLCRNFDFGMAECCHHERVCLLAYSPLAMGILSGKYFSLDKGPPDARFNLFRGRYAEGESRYNLSKTSIKAATESYLEIAEEYNIHPVSLAIAFVLRHPLVASAIFGATTVWQIQEVLNACSVNLSDDIIADVNKVHSRFPNPCP